In Thermus hydrothermalis, the DNA window ACCCCACCCCCACCCCCATCAGCACGGGGATCATCTGGAAAAGCCCCCGGAAGAAGACGGCGCTCACCACCGCTCCCAAGAAGGTGGCGATGGCCAAGAGCCAGTCCTTGGCCGCCATCCCCACCGCCACCGGGGCCAGGGTCAGGCCGATGACCACGATGACGGGGCCCGTGACCACCGGGGGGAAGACCTGCCGTACCCTTTCTGAGCCGATGAGGAGGACCAGAAGGGCGAAAAGGGCATAGACGAGCCCCGCCGCCGCAATGCCCCCGCCCACTGCCGCCAGGGAAAACCCCGCCTCCTTGGCCGCCAGGATTGGGGCGATGAAGGCGAAGCTGGAGCCCAGGAAGACGGGGACCATCCGCCCCGTGACCAGGTGGAAAAGAAGCGTGCCCGCTCCGGCGGTGAAGAGGGCCACCGCCGGGTTCAGCCCGGTGAGGAGGGGCACCAGCACCGTGGCCCCGAACATGGCCACCGTGTGCTGGAGGCCCAGGATAAGGTGCCGTGGCGTCATGAGGGGCATTCTACCAATGCCCCCCGGCGGCCAAGGCCTCCCGGAACCAGAGGGGCACTTCCTTGCCAAAGCGCCTTTCGGCGAAGGCCCGGGCGAAGTCCCCGTAGGACCCTTTGCGGATGGCCTCCCGCGCGCCTTCCGTGAGGCGGTGGAGGTAGCGGAGGTTGTGCAGGGAAAGGAGAACCCCCCCAAGCATCTCCCCGGCCCGCACCAGGTGGGCGAGGTAGCCCCGGCTAAAGGTCTGGCAGGTGTAGCAGTCGCACCCCTCCTCCAAGGGGCCTTTTTCCTCCAGGAAGCGGGCGTTTTTCAGGTTGAGGCGGCCTTCGGGCACCAGGGCGCTTCCGAAGCGGCCCGTGCGGGTGGGGTAGACGCAGTCAAAGAGGTCTACCCCAAGCCCGATAGCCGCCACCAGGTCCTCCGGGTGGCCTACCCCCATGAGGTAGCGGGGGCGGCCTTCGGGGAGGAGGCGGGTGGAGAGCTCCACCGCGCGGAACATGGCCTCCTTGGGCTCCCCCACCGCCAACCCCCCGATGGCGTAGCCGGGGAGGTCAAAGCGGAGGGTTTCCTCCGTGGAAAGCCGCCTGAGCTCGAGGTCCGTCCCCCCTTGGGCGATGCCGAAGAGGGCCTGGTCCTCCCGGGTTTTGGCCCTTAGGGAGCGCTCCAGCCAGCGCAGGGTACGCTCCAAGGAGTCCTTCAGGTACGCCCGGCTTGCGGGGTAGGGAGGGCACTCGTCAAAGGCCATGACGATGTCCGCCCCCAGGGCTTCCTGGACGGCCAGGCTCCTTTCCGGGGTGAGCCGGATGAGGCTCCCGTCCAGATGGCTCTGGAAGACCACCCCCTCCTCGTCTATGCGCCTTAGGTGCCCCAGGCTCATCACCTGGAAGCCCCCGGAGTCCGTAAGCCATGGCCCCCGCCACCCGGCGAAGCCGTGAAGCCCTCCAAGGGCCCGCACCCGCTCGGGCCCCGGGCGCAGGAGGAGGTGGTAGGTGTTGGCGAGGAGGATCTGGCTCCCAATCTCCTTAAGGTCTCTGGGCAGAAGGCCCTTGACCGAGCCTTGGGTGCCCACGGGCATGAAGAGGGGGGTTTCCACCACCCCGTGGGGCGTGGAAAAACGGGCCACCCGGGCCCGGCCGCTTTGGGCTTCCACGGAAAAGGCGAAGGGCTCCATCAGGCTTTGGGGGCGAAGCGCTCCTTCACGTAGGCTTCCAGGATCTTGAGGAACTCTTGCGCAAGGTTCTCCCCCTTGAGGATGGTGAGGAGCTTGCCGTCGGCGTAGACCGGGGCCTTGGGCTCCTCCCCCGCCCCCGGCAGGGAGATGCCGATGTGGGCGTGCTTGCTCTCCCCGGGGCCATTCACCACGCACCCCATCACCGCCACCTTGAGCCCCTCCACCCCGGGGTAGCGTTTCCGCCACTCGGGAAGCCGTTCCTTGAGGTGGCGGGAAACCTCCTCGGCCAACTCTTGGAAGCGGACGCTGGTGGTGCGGCCGCACCCGGGGCAACTCGTCACCTCGGGGGCGAAGGTCCTGAGGCCCAGGGCCTGGAGGATCTCCTGGGCCACCTCCACCTCCTTGGTGCGGGGTTCGCCGGGAGCGGGGGTGAGGGAGACGCGGATGGTGTCCCCAATCCCCTCCAGGAGGAGGGGGGCCAGGGCGGCGGCTGAGGCCACGATTCCCTTCACCCCCATGCCCGCTTCCGTGAGGCCCAGGTGGAGGGGAGCCTGGGTGCGCCGGGCGAGCTCCCGGTAGACCTGGACCAGGTCAGGGGCCTTGGACACCTTGGCGGAAAGGACGATCTTGTCCTCCCCTAGGCCCATCTCCAAAGCCGCCTCGTAGGCCCGCACCACGCTTTCCACCAGGGCCTCTAGCACCACCTCGTGGGCGCTTTTGGGCTCCGGGCGCCGGGCGTTTTGGTCCATGAGCTCGGTGAGGAGGGCGGGGTCCAGGCTCCCCCAGTTGCCGCCGATGCGGATGGGTTTGCCCAGGTCCAGGGCGATGCGCACCATCTCGGCGAAGTGCTCGTCCTTGTGCCGTCCCCGGCCCAGGGTACCCGGGTTGATGCGGAACTTGTCCAGGGCCTCGGCCATCCGGGGGAACTTCCTGAGGAGGAGGTGGCCGTTATAGTGGAAGTCCCCCACCAAGGGCACGTCTATGCCTTCGGCCAAAAGCCTTTCCTTGATCTCGGGCACCGCCTGGGCGGCGGCCTCGTCGTTCACCGTGAGGCGGACGATCTCGCTCCCCGCCCGGTGAAGCGCTGCCACCTGGCGGAAGGTGGCCTCCACGTCGGCGGTGGGGGTGTTGGTCATGGACTGCACGGCGATAGGGTGGGCGCCCCCTAGGGGGATGCGCCCCACCCAGACCGTGGGGGTGGGCCGTCTCATCCCTCCCATGCTAGCGGAAACAGGCTTGAGCGGTTTGGGGGCCAGGCGCTATTCCAGCTCCATCCCCATGATGTGGTACCCGGCGTCCACGTAGACCACCTCCCCCGTGATGCCGCTTGCCAGGGGGGAGAGGAGGAAAAGCCCCAGGTGGCCCACCTCCTCCTGGGTGACGTTCCGCTTGAGGGGGGCGGTCTGGGCCACCCGGTCGTACATCTTGGTGAAGCCGGGGATGCTCCTTGCCGCCACGGTGCGCACGGGGCCGGCGGAGATGGCGTTTACCCGCACCCCCTTGGGGCCAAGCTCGTAGGCCAGGTAGCGCACGCTCGCCTCCAGGGCGGCCTTGGCGATGGCCATGACGTTGTACTTGGGCACCACCTTCTCGCTGGCGTAGTAGGTGAGGGTGACGATGCTCCCGCCCTCCTGGAGAAGGGGTTCCGCCCGCTTCGCCACCGCCACCAGGGAGTAGGCGGAAACCTCCAGGGCCAGGAGCCAGTCCTGCCGCCGGGTGTCCAGATACCGCCCCTCCATGGCCTCCCGGGGGGCGAAGGCGATGGCGTGGACCAGGTAGTCTAGGCTTCCCCAGGCCTCCTTTAGGCCGGCGAAGAGGGCGTCCAGCTCGGCGTCTTGGGTCACGTCCGCCTGGAAGAGGAGGGCCCCGCCCAGGGCCTCGGCGAGCTTTTCCGCCTCGGTCCGAAGCCGTTCCCCTTGGTAGCTTAGAGCCACCTCGGCCCCCGCTTGCCTTAGCTTTTCGGCGATGGCGTAGCCCAGGCTCCGCTGGTTGGTAACCCCCATGACCAGGGCCCTTTTGCCGGAAAGGTCCAGGGTGAGCATGGGGGGATTATACCCCTTGGAGGACAGGAAAACCCTCTTGGGCGGCGGCTTGGGCGAGGCGCAGGTCCAAGGTGACAAGGGGCAAAGGGGTGGGTACGTTGCTCGCCACCACGCAAAGGGCTGCGAGCTGAAGGGCGTCCAGGGTTCGTAGGGGGTAAGCCTGGAGAAGGCGTATAGCTTCCTTGCGCACCCCTTCTGTGGGCAGGACCTCGTGCCAGGCGTTTTTAAGACGCCGCAAACGCTTCCGCGCCAGGGTGTAGTCCCTTTCCCCTAAGGCTCCTTGGCGCCTACGCCGGTTTAGGGCCGATAGCGCCTCCACCTCGGAAAGCCAGAACACCAACATCTCCCCGTCTTCGGCGAGAAGGCGCTTCGCCCATTGCGAAGAGGCTTCCTGCACCAAGAGGGGGACGATGGCCGAGGTATCCCAGAACCTCACCCCTCCTCCCTTTCTTCCAAAAGGGCCTCGAGCACGCTCTGCTGGCTAGAGGGAAGGGGAAGGTCTTCTAGTTGGGCTTTTCCCTTTCCCCGGCGTAGGAGTCCCCGCTCTTCTAGGCGGAAGAGCGCCCCTTTGGGGGTTTCCGGGACCAGGCGGGCCACGGTTACCCCCTGGTCCAGGATAAGAACCTCCTCCCCGGCTTGGACCTCTTTGAGGAGCTCCTCTAGCCGGCTTTGCGCTTCCTGCAGGGAAACCGCCCGCACGGGTCTATCCTACCCCAATCGGAAGGATCCGTGTTAGGATCAGGCTATGCCCCTGGAAGCCTACGGCACGTGGGAAGAGGCCTTAGCCCGGCTTGGGGAAAGCCGCAAGGCCCTCCTGGCCCTCCTCCAGGAGGCGGAGGCCTCCTGGCTCGTCACGCCCCTTAGGGTGGGGGCCTGGACCCCCCTCATGGTGGCGGAGCACATCGCCTTGGTGGAGGAGTCCACCGCTCGGGTGCTCCGGCGGCTAAGGCGCCTGGCGGCGGGGGAAAGCCTTCCCCCGGTGCCCTTCGTCCCCGGGGAGTACAAGGACGGCAAGCCTCAGGCCCCCGAGGGGGTGAGGCCCAAGGGGGGGTTATCCCTGGAGGAGGTGCTGGACCTCCTCCAACGGGCCCGGGGCTTCCTCCTGGAGGAGGCCAAGAAGGCCGACCCTCACCACCCCGCCACCTTCCCCCACCCCTTCTTCGGGGAGCTCAACGCCTTGGGCTGGGTGCGGGCCGCCGCCTACCACGAGGCCCACCACCTGAAGGCCCTTCAGGAGGCCTTCTCCCGGTAGCGGGCGTACCAGGCGTTGAGGGCAGCGGGGGATACCCCCCGGATCACCTCCGTCCTGCCGTCCCACTCCAGGACCACCCCGGCGGTGGGGCTTCCCGCAAGTTCCGCCACCTTTTTCGCCGCCTCCTGGTCCTCCCGGGCGTTCACGAAGGTGAAGGGCACGCCCTTTTGCGCCAGGAACATCTTCACGATCTCGCAGGGGCCGCACCCCGGGACGCCGTAGAGCCGCACCATACCCCTATAGGGTAGCAGAGGGCGGGCCCTAGGGGCCACCCTCCCTTACAATCTTCCCTATGCGCCTGGTGGACCGCCACCCCGAGGTGGACCTGGAGGAGCTTCTGAAGAGCTTCGCCCCCCCGCCCCGCTTCCAGAAGGCCACCTTCGCCGCCTACCGCCCCGACCCCCGGTACCCCTCCCAGGCCCTGGCCAAGGAAAGGCTCCGAAGATGGGTGCATGACCGGCCTCGAGGGCTTTTCCGCCCCCGGATGCCGGGGCCCCAGGGGATTTACCTGGACGGGGGCTTCGGGGTGGGGAAGACCCACCTCCTGGTGGCCGCCTACCTCGAGGCCCCCCCGCCCAAGGCCTTCCTCACCTTTGAGGAGCTCACCTACACCCTGGGCCTCATGGGCCTGAGGGAGGGGGCGAGGCGCTTTGCCGGGCTTCGCTACCTCTTCCTGGACGAGTTTGAGCTGGACGACCCCGGCAACGCCCAGATGATCACCCACTTCCTGGCCCTCACCATGGACAGGGGCCTCAGGGTGGCCACCACCTCCAACACCCCACCCGGGGCCTTGGGGGAGGGGCGGTTCAACGCCGAGCAGTTCCGGCACCAGATCCAAAGCCTGGCCAAGCGCTTCGCCGTGGAGCGGATAGAGGGGGAGGACTTCCGCCACCGCGACCCCGAATGCTTCCCGGAGCCCCTCGCCGACGAGGCCCTCCTCGCCCTCTACCGGGAGGACCCCAGGCGGAAAAGCCTGGACGCCTTCCCCGAGCTCCTCGCCCACCTCCGCACCCTCCACCCCATCCGCTACCGCTACCTCTTCCGGGACTTGGATGTGGTCTATATCCAGGGCCTCGCCCCCATCCCCGACCAGAACGACGCCCTGCGCTTCGTGCACTTCGTGGACCAACTCTATAACCTGGGCCTCCCCTTGCGGGCTTCCGGCGTGCCCCTCAAGGAGCTTTTCCCGGAGGGCTACCGCCACGGGCCCTTCGCCAAAAAGTACGGGCGGGCGCTTTCGCGGCTTGCGGAGCTTTTGGGGTAGGATGGGGGTATGGACCTAGCGGAAAGGCTTTCGGAGTTGGCCCAGGCCCTCTCCCAGGCCAGCGCGGCGGTGGGGATCCTCGAGGCCATAGAGGAAGTGGTGGACGAGTACAAGGACGGGGAGCTTTCCCTTAGCGAGGCCATGGAGGAAATCCAGGGCCTTCTGGAGGAGTTCCAGGCGGTGCGGGCTCTCTCCGAGATGACCCCGGAGGAGCTCATGGCCCTGGCGGAGGAGGAGGACGAGGAAGGGCTACGCTCCTGATGAAGGTCACGGCCATCGTTTTGGACTCCGTGGGGCTAGGCTACCTGCCGGACGCCCCAAGCTTTGGGGACGAGGGGGCGGATACCCTGGACCACACGGTTTTGAAAACCGGGATAGCCCTGCCCAACCTTGCCGCCTTGGGCCTGGGCTGGGTGCCGGGGGTGCACACCTTGGAGCGGGCACCCCGGCCCCGGGCCGGGTTTGGCCGCATGCGGGAGGTGAACCCGGGGAAGGACACCACCACCGGGCACTGGGAGTTCGTGGGCATCCACCTGGAAAGGCCCTTCCGCACCTTCCCCGAGGGCTTTCCCGAGGAGCTTTTGCGCGCCTGGGCCGAGCGGATCGGGGTGAAGGGGTGGCTTTTAAACAGGCCTTACTCCGGCACGGAGGCCATCCGCCACCACGGGGAAGCCCACCTGAAGACGGGCTACCCCATCGTCTACACCTCGGCGGACTCCGTCTTCCAGGTGGCGGCCCACGTGGCGGTGGTGCCGCCGGAGGTGCTTTACCAATGGTGCCAGGTGGCCCGGGAGATGCTCGTGGGCGAGTACCAGGTGGCCCGGGTCATCGCCCGGCCCTTCGCCGGGGAGCCGGGAGCCTTCCACCGGTTGGAGGCCTTGCGCAAGGACTTCGCCCTGGAGCCCCCGCGGAACGTCCTGGACGTCCTCAAGGAGGGGGGCCTCGAGGTGGTGGGGGTGGGGAAGATCCCCGATATCTACGCCCACCGGGGCTTTACCCGGGAGGTGAAGACGGCGGACAACGCCGATGGTCTGGAAAAGACCCTCGCCCTCCTGCAAGAGCCCCTTTCCGGCCTCCTCTTCGTCAACCTGGTGGACTTTGATAGCAAGTACGGCCACCGCCGCAACCCCCAAGGCTACGGGGAGGCCTTGGAGGAGGTGGACCGCTTCCTTCCCCGCCTCCTCGAGGCCCTGGGGCCCGAGGACCACCTCTTCCTCGTCTCGGACCACGGGAACGACCCCACCTTCTTCGGCACCGACCACACCCGGGAGTACGGGATGCTCCTTTGGGTGGGGCCGGGGGTGGAGGGGGAGCTGGGCACCCGGGAGACCTTCGCCGACCTCGGGGCCACCTGGGTGAGGCTCTTCGGCCTTTCCTGGGAGGGCCCGGGGACGCCCATCCGCTAGCCATGCCCTTCACCTGGCGCGACCTTCTGGACATCCTCCTGGTGGCCGTGCTCTTCTACTCCCTGGGCCGGCTCATGGCCGGCACCCGGGCCCTAAACCTCGTCCGCGGGGTCCTCGTCTACCTTGGGGTCTGGTTTCTGGCGAGCCTCCTTGGGCTTTCTACCCTGTCTTGGCTCCTGGGAAACGCCGCCACCTTGGGGGCTTTCGCCCTCATCGTGGTCTTCCAACCGGAGCTTAGGGGGCTTTTGGAGCGGCTTGGCCGGGCCCAGGGGCCACGGGCCCCCTCCTTGGCCCTGGAGGAGCTTCTTCTCGGGCTTTCCCGCCTTTCCGAAAGGCGCTACGGGGCCTTGATCGCCCTAGAGCGGCGCACCCCCTTGGGGGAGTACGCCGCCACGGGGGAGATTCTGGAGGCCAGGCTTTCCGCTAGGCTTTTGGAAACCCTCTTCTACCCCGGCACCCCCCTGCACGACGGGGGGGCCATCCTCCGGGGGGACCGGGTCTTCGCCGCCGGGTGCGTCTTCCCCCTTTCCGAGGCGCGGCTTGGCCTGGGCACCCGGCACCGGGCCGCTTTGGGGCTTTCCGAGGTTTCCGACGCCCTGGTCCTGGTGGTGAGCGAGGAGACGGGGGCCATCCGGCTCGCCGAGGGGGGGAGGCTTTCGCCCCCCTTGGCCCTCGAGGCCCTGCGGGAACGGCTCAAGGAGGTTATCCGTGCGTGAGTGGGGCGGCTTCCTCCTGGCGCTTTTGGCGGCCTTAGCCCTTTGGTACTCCTTGCGGGAAAGGGCCCCGGTGGTGGAGCGGGCGGTGAGCGTTCCCTTGCGGGTGGTGGGCCTGGAAGGGGAAAAGGTGGCGGAGGGCGTGCCCAAGGAGGTCCTCCTGCGCCTAAGGGGCCCTGCCCCCCTGGTGGAGGGCACCCCCCTGGTTTCCGCCTACCTGGACCTTTCCGGGGTGGAGGGGGCCTTTGCCCGGGAGGTGCGGGTGGCGGTGCCCCAGGGGGTGGAGGTCCTGGAGGTGCGCCCAGCCCGGGTGGAGGGAAGGGTGGAGGCGGTCCTAAGCCGCACCCTCCCCGTGGAGGTCCTGGCCCAAGGGGCCTGGGTGGAGACCGAACCTGCCTTCGTGGAGGCCAAGGGTCCAAGGAGCCAGGTGGAGGAGGCGGTGGTGGCCCTGGGCTTAGACCTCGGGGGGGAGGAGGTGGCCCTCACCGCCTTCGGCCCGGAGGGCCCCTTGCCGGGGGTGGAGCTCAACCCCAGCCGGGTGCGCCTCGTGGCCCGGGAGGCTCCCCTTTTCCGCAAGGAGGTGCCCTTGGTCTTCCGTCCCCCAGAGGGGCTTCGGGTAGAGGACTATGCCCCCAAAACCATTGCGGTGGTGGGGCCTAGGGAGGCCCTGGAGGGCCTAAAGGAGGTGGAGGCGAGGCCCCAAGGGGGCTTCCGTCCCGGGGTGGTGGAAGGCCCCCTTCTCCTCAACCTCCCCCCTGGGGTCCAGGCGGTGGGCCAGGTTTTGGGAAGCGTGCGGCTTGCGCTACAATAGCTAGGATGATCTACCCCATCCGCCTCTATGGGGACCCCGTGCTGCGCCGCAAGGCCCAGCCCGTGCGGGACTTTTCCCGGGTGAAGAAGCTCGCCGAGGACATGCTGGAAACCATGTTTGACGCCCGGGGGGTGGGCCTTGCCGCCCCGCAGATTGGGCTTTCCGAGCGCCTATTTGTGGCGGTGGAGTACGCCGACGAGCCCGACGAGGAAGAAAGGCCCCTTCGCGACCTGGTGCGCCGGGTCTACGTGGTGGCGAACCCCGTCCTCCTCCACCGGGAGGGGGAGGTGGAGGGCACGGAGGGGTGCCTATCCCTCCCTGGCCTCTACTCCGAGGAGGTGCCCCGGGCGGAGCGCATCCGGGTGGCCTACCAGGACGAGGAGGGCACCCCCCGCACCTTGGAGCTGGAGGGCTACATGGCCCGGGTTTTCCAGCACGAGATGGACCACCTGGACGGGATCCTTTTCTTTGAGCGCCTGCCTCGCCCTAAGCGGGAAGCCTTCTTGGAGGAGAACCGGGCGGAGCTGGCCCGGATGCAGAAGGAGGCCCGGGCGCTCCTTAAGGAGCTTTCCCGGCGATGAGGGTGGCTTTCTTCGGCACCCCGGCGTGGGCGGTGCCGGTGCTGGACGCCCTAAACCGGCACCATCAGGTGGTCCTGGTGGTGACCCAGCCGGACAAACCCCAGGGGCGGGGCCTAAGGCCCACGCCGAGTCCCGTGGCCCAGTACGCCGAGGCCCACGGGCTTCCCCTCCTAAAACCCGAGCGGCTTAAGGGAAACGAGGCCTTTCTAAAGGCTTTCCGGGAGGCTGCCCCCGAGGTGGCGGTCACCGCCGCTTACGGGAAGATCCTGCCCCGGGAGGTCCTCGAGGTCCCCCCCTACGGTTTCCTCAACCTCCACCCCTCCCTCCTCCCCAAGTACCGGGGCCCGGCCCCCGTGCCCTGGGCCCTCATCCGGGGGGAGAAGGAAACGGGGGTGGCCATCATGAAGACGGAAGAGGGGGTGGACACCGGGCCCCTCTACGCCCTCTGGCGCACGGAGATCGCCCCCCACGAGGACGCCCTCACCCTTTCCGAGCGCCTACGGGACAAGGGGATAGAGCTCCTCCTCCGGGTGCTCCAGGACCTCCCCCACCTCACCCCTACGCCCCAAGAGGGCGAGCCCTCCTACGCCCCCCTCCTCACCAAGGAGGAAGGGCGGATCCGCTTTGCGGATAGCGCCCAGGCCATCTACAACCGCCACCGGGGGGTGCAGCCCTGGCCCGGGAGCTACTTCTTCCATGGGGGCAAGCGGGTCAAGGTCCTCGCCCTGCGGCCCGAGCCCGGGGAGGGGGAGCCTGGGGTGGTGCAGGCGGTGGACCGGGAAGGGGTCTTGGTGGGCACCGGGGAGGGACTTATCCGCCTCCTCCAGGTCCAGCCCGAGGGCAAGCGCCCCATGCCCGCCGCCGACTGGGCCCGGGGGTACGGGGTCGTCCCCGGGACCCGGCTCGGCTAGAACTCCTCGTCCCACTCCACGATGGTCTCGCTCGTCAGGGTGGTGGCGGGGCGCTCGGCGGTGCCCGGCACCTCTTCCCCCCGTTCCTTCAGAAGGCCGAACTGGGCGGCGATGCCCCTAAGCCCCGCCCCGGCGAAGGCCACCACCAGGAAGACGGTGAGCCCCCAGGCCAGGTACGGGATGAGGCCCTGACCGATGGAAAGGTTGGCGAGGAAGCCCAGGAAGGGCAGGTTGCCGTAATCGGCCATGACCGAGCCGAAGTAAGAGAGCCCCTCAGCCAAGATGGGCAGGAAGAGGAAAAGGAAAGCCAGGCCCAGGAGGTTCCAGTACACGTTCCGCCCGCCGAAGGTGAGGCGGATAAGGTAAAGGGGAAAGAGGCTTAGGGCAGCTGCCAGGAGGAAGAAAACGGCCCGAGGAACCCCCGCCGTTTGGGCCAGGAGAAGCTTCAGAAAGAGCCAGGGGTTTTGGCTGGGACCCTGGCTAAAAGTTCGCTTTAGCTCTTCCAGGGCTTCGTATACCACCAGGGCGTCTAGGGCGCGGATACCCGTTGCCCCTGAGAGGTGGACCAAGGTGCGGGAAACCTGGTCGGTAAGGGTGGGGTGGATTACGGCGAAGACGGGCTCGAGGTCGGCGCGGAACCGCCACAGTGCGCGGTCTAAGTGGTACCTTCCCTCGGCGAGGTTGCCCCGCCCCAAGGTAGCGATGGCGAGACCCACCTCTGCTTGCACTTGGTTTAGGGCTTCCAACAGTTCAAAGTTGTAGTTGTAGCCCAAGGTGTAGGCTTGGCGGCGCACCGCCTCCGCTGTAGCCCGGTCCATCCAAGGGGGAGTATAGAAGGTCTCCACCGAGGAGCTTGCTGGGGACGTTTCCGCAGGCGGAGTAGGGGAGGGTTGGGGAGGACGGGAGGGTGGGGCGGATGGGCTCGGGGAAGGTGGGTTTTGGGCAGGAGGGGGGGTGGTTTGCGTGCGAGGGATAGCGGCCAGGAGGGCCTTGCGCCAGGCGGCCACCTGGTTCAAAAGCCGCTCCACCTCGGGGCGGAACGCTTCCCCGGCAGAAACCTTGGCCAAAGCCTGGATGAAGTCCTGGGCCTTCAGGGTGCTTTGCGGGCTATCCTGGACCACCAAAAAGCGGGCGTAGGCCCGGGCCAGGGCCAGGTAAGCCTCGGGTCTCGAGGCCGCCCCCAAGGCCTTGCTTAGATCCTCGGCCATCGCCTGGAGGAAAAGGGCCTCGAGGCGGCGCCTGGCCTCCTCGGCCCCCAAGCCTTGGACCCCTTGGAGGAGGGAGGGGGATAGGCCCGTGGCGCGCGCCAGGCGGCTTAGGTAGGCGGGCTTATCCTGGGCTCCCGCCTGGAAGAAGCCGTCGTAAAGCGCCTTGCCCATGAGGTGGCGGACGAGGAGGAGGCGGGCTTCTAGATCGGCCCGGCTTTTCTGCACCACCGCCTGCCGTAGGCCCTCGAGGTTATTCAAAATGGCGTCCCGGATCACGGAAGGAAGGCCCTCCGCCTCCTGGCGCAAGAGGCTTTGCGCCCGGTCCAAGGCGGCCAGGGCCTGGGTGGGGTTGGCGAGGCCCACCTGGGCCAGGGCTTCCTCCAGGCGGTCGTACGCCTGGGGCAGGGGAGCGGCTAGGGCCGGAAGGACAAGGGCCAGAACCAGGGAAAGCCATCCTCTCATCCGCTGACCTCCCTAAAGGGTACAAGCCGCCTAAGGGCGTGGAGCAGGCGGCCGATGTTGGTGTCCTTGCGGGCCAGAAGGCCCACGTACCCGAGGCTTAAGGGCCTTAGGGCCACCAGGTTTTCCTGGAGGAGGGCGTAGAAAACCCCGTAGCCTTGGCGGGCGAGGAGGTGATGAACGAGGTCCAAAGGGATGGGCTCCCCGGCGAAAAGCTCCTCCTTGCCGCCTTTGCCGGCCACCACCACCCCCAGCACCCCCTCCAGGCGGGCAAGCCGCCTCGCCAGGTGCTCCCGGGCGGCGGGGTTCTCGAGGTCCACCACCTCCTCCAAGAGGGCTTCCTCTTCCTCGGTTTCCTCGTCTTCCCCTTGGACCTCCTGGAGGGCGAGTTGTTTTAGTTCCCGCACCAAAGCCTTAA includes these proteins:
- the tgt gene encoding tRNA guanosine(34) transglycosylase Tgt, whose protein sequence is MEPFAFSVEAQSGRARVARFSTPHGVVETPLFMPVGTQGSVKGLLPRDLKEIGSQILLANTYHLLLRPGPERVRALGGLHGFAGWRGPWLTDSGGFQVMSLGHLRRIDEEGVVFQSHLDGSLIRLTPERSLAVQEALGADIVMAFDECPPYPASRAYLKDSLERTLRWLERSLRAKTREDQALFGIAQGGTDLELRRLSTEETLRFDLPGYAIGGLAVGEPKEAMFRAVELSTRLLPEGRPRYLMGVGHPEDLVAAIGLGVDLFDCVYPTRTGRFGSALVPEGRLNLKNARFLEEKGPLEEGCDCYTCQTFSRGYLAHLVRAGEMLGGVLLSLHNLRYLHRLTEGAREAIRKGSYGDFARAFAERRFGKEVPLWFREALAAGGHW
- the ispG gene encoding flavodoxin-dependent (E)-4-hydroxy-3-methylbut-2-enyl-diphosphate synthase encodes the protein MRRPTPTVWVGRIPLGGAHPIAVQSMTNTPTADVEATFRQVAALHRAGSEIVRLTVNDEAAAQAVPEIKERLLAEGIDVPLVGDFHYNGHLLLRKFPRMAEALDKFRINPGTLGRGRHKDEHFAEMVRIALDLGKPIRIGGNWGSLDPALLTELMDQNARRPEPKSAHEVVLEALVESVVRAYEAALEMGLGEDKIVLSAKVSKAPDLVQVYRELARRTQAPLHLGLTEAGMGVKGIVASAAALAPLLLEGIGDTIRVSLTPAPGEPRTKEVEVAQEILQALGLRTFAPEVTSCPGCGRTTSVRFQELAEEVSRHLKERLPEWRKRYPGVEGLKVAVMGCVVNGPGESKHAHIGISLPGAGEEPKAPVYADGKLLTILKGENLAQEFLKILEAYVKERFAPKA
- a CDS encoding enoyl-ACP reductase FabI, with the protein product MLTLDLSGKRALVMGVTNQRSLGYAIAEKLRQAGAEVALSYQGERLRTEAEKLAEALGGALLFQADVTQDAELDALFAGLKEAWGSLDYLVHAIAFAPREAMEGRYLDTRRQDWLLALEVSAYSLVAVAKRAEPLLQEGGSIVTLTYYASEKVVPKYNVMAIAKAALEASVRYLAYELGPKGVRVNAISAGPVRTVAARSIPGFTKMYDRVAQTAPLKRNVTQEEVGHLGLFLLSPLASGITGEVVYVDAGYHIMGMELE
- a CDS encoding type II toxin-antitoxin system VapC family toxin, which encodes MRFWDTSAIVPLLVQEASSQWAKRLLAEDGEMLVFWLSEVEALSALNRRRRQGALGERDYTLARKRLRRLKNAWHEVLPTEGVRKEAIRLLQAYPLRTLDALQLAALCVVASNVPTPLPLVTLDLRLAQAAAQEGFPVLQGV
- a CDS encoding type II toxin-antitoxin system Phd/YefM family antitoxin, producing the protein MRAVSLQEAQSRLEELLKEVQAGEEVLILDQGVTVARLVPETPKGALFRLEERGLLRRGKGKAQLEDLPLPSSQQSVLEALLEEREEG
- a CDS encoding DinB family protein — encoded protein: MPLEAYGTWEEALARLGESRKALLALLQEAEASWLVTPLRVGAWTPLMVAEHIALVEESTARVLRRLRRLAAGESLPPVPFVPGEYKDGKPQAPEGVRPKGGLSLEEVLDLLQRARGFLLEEAKKADPHHPATFPHPFFGELNALGWVRAAAYHEAHHLKALQEAFSR
- a CDS encoding glutaredoxin family protein; this translates as MVRLYGVPGCGPCEIVKMFLAQKGVPFTFVNAREDQEAAKKVAELAGSPTAGVVLEWDGRTEVIRGVSPAALNAWYARYREKAS
- the zapE gene encoding cell division protein ZapE, translating into MRLVDRHPEVDLEELLKSFAPPPRFQKATFAAYRPDPRYPSQALAKERLRRWVHDRPRGLFRPRMPGPQGIYLDGGFGVGKTHLLVAAYLEAPPPKAFLTFEELTYTLGLMGLREGARRFAGLRYLFLDEFELDDPGNAQMITHFLALTMDRGLRVATTSNTPPGALGEGRFNAEQFRHQIQSLAKRFAVERIEGEDFRHRDPECFPEPLADEALLALYREDPRRKSLDAFPELLAHLRTLHPIRYRYLFRDLDVVYIQGLAPIPDQNDALRFVHFVDQLYNLGLPLRASGVPLKELFPEGYRHGPFAKKYGRALSRLAELLG
- a CDS encoding phosphopentomutase, translating into MKVTAIVLDSVGLGYLPDAPSFGDEGADTLDHTVLKTGIALPNLAALGLGWVPGVHTLERAPRPRAGFGRMREVNPGKDTTTGHWEFVGIHLERPFRTFPEGFPEELLRAWAERIGVKGWLLNRPYSGTEAIRHHGEAHLKTGYPIVYTSADSVFQVAAHVAVVPPEVLYQWCQVAREMLVGEYQVARVIARPFAGEPGAFHRLEALRKDFALEPPRNVLDVLKEGGLEVVGVGKIPDIYAHRGFTREVKTADNADGLEKTLALLQEPLSGLLFVNLVDFDSKYGHRRNPQGYGEALEEVDRFLPRLLEALGPEDHLFLVSDHGNDPTFFGTDHTREYGMLLWVGPGVEGELGTRETFADLGATWVRLFGLSWEGPGTPIR
- the cdaA gene encoding diadenylate cyclase CdaA; the encoded protein is MPFTWRDLLDILLVAVLFYSLGRLMAGTRALNLVRGVLVYLGVWFLASLLGLSTLSWLLGNAATLGAFALIVVFQPELRGLLERLGRAQGPRAPSLALEELLLGLSRLSERRYGALIALERRTPLGEYAATGEILEARLSARLLETLFYPGTPLHDGGAILRGDRVFAAGCVFPLSEARLGLGTRHRAALGLSEVSDALVLVVSEETGAIRLAEGGRLSPPLALEALRERLKEVIRA